In one Pirellulales bacterium genomic region, the following are encoded:
- a CDS encoding redoxin family protein has translation MPLAMVSLAMAAPPPLEQALKLAPIQRDVEYAQPTAEEAAKCAIQAESIGDGKGWVVRDASGQVLRKFVDTNSDNVVDQWSYYRDGLEVYRDIDLNNNGKADQYRWLNTAGSRWAQDTNEDGKIDAWKTISAEEVSAEFVRALMDGDDERFGRLLLTEAELKELGLGEEKAKEIAGKLQSAITEFRESARTQKLVSPKSEWVQFAATRPGIVPSGTQGSTKDLLVYENVAALIDGENKPSQVPVGTLVQVGTTWRLIAMPVLDGQLAHSELPQFFQPYLKPNFDEQQAQAPDTKVQELLAKLEKLDQEATKAGPEQLGALNTQRVDILELLTDAASTDEERSQWRRQLADTISAAVQSGAFPDGVARLGVLYDKLRKEGGNEDLAGYVRFRSLTAEYGQSLQDEKADFAKIQEKWLADLEQYITEYPKCSDTSEALLQLAIAKEFAGQEDGAKEYYQRIVSDFGQSTAAPKAAGATRRLDSVGKPIVLRGMGTNGKTVDLAQYKGRTVLIQYWATWCQPCKADMLQLKDLQAKYGKAGFSVVGVNLDTDKQDLAAFLKENPLPWAQIYEPGGLDSRLANELGILTLPTMILVDKQGNVVNRNIHVTQIENDLKQQLK, from the coding sequence ATGCCGCTCGCCATGGTTTCGCTGGCGATGGCCGCACCGCCGCCGCTCGAACAGGCGCTGAAACTCGCCCCGATACAGCGCGATGTGGAATATGCCCAGCCGACCGCCGAAGAGGCGGCCAAATGCGCCATTCAGGCCGAGTCGATTGGCGATGGCAAGGGCTGGGTCGTGCGCGATGCTAGCGGGCAGGTGCTGCGCAAGTTTGTCGACACGAACAGCGACAATGTGGTTGACCAATGGAGTTACTACCGCGATGGACTCGAGGTCTATCGCGATATCGACCTCAACAACAATGGCAAAGCGGATCAATACCGCTGGTTGAACACCGCGGGGAGTCGCTGGGCGCAAGACACGAACGAAGACGGCAAAATCGATGCCTGGAAAACGATTTCGGCCGAGGAAGTTTCGGCCGAATTCGTGCGTGCCTTGATGGACGGCGACGACGAGCGTTTTGGCCGCTTGTTGCTTACCGAAGCTGAATTGAAGGAACTAGGTTTAGGCGAGGAAAAAGCGAAGGAAATCGCCGGCAAGCTGCAGTCGGCGATCACTGAATTTCGCGAGTCCGCGCGTACCCAAAAGCTGGTGTCTCCCAAGTCGGAGTGGGTGCAATTTGCCGCGACACGACCGGGTATCGTTCCCAGCGGCACCCAAGGTTCGACTAAGGATCTGTTGGTTTACGAGAACGTGGCGGCTTTGATCGACGGCGAGAACAAGCCAAGCCAGGTGCCGGTTGGCACATTAGTGCAGGTGGGAACCACATGGCGATTGATCGCCATGCCCGTACTCGACGGACAATTGGCCCACTCGGAGTTGCCGCAGTTCTTTCAGCCGTATCTCAAACCAAACTTCGACGAGCAACAGGCGCAGGCGCCAGACACCAAGGTGCAGGAACTGCTTGCCAAGCTGGAAAAGCTGGATCAGGAAGCGACGAAGGCCGGCCCTGAACAGTTGGGGGCGCTAAATACGCAACGGGTAGACATCCTGGAACTGCTGACCGACGCGGCCAGCACCGACGAAGAGCGCAGCCAGTGGCGTCGCCAACTTGCCGACACCATCAGCGCGGCGGTGCAGTCAGGGGCCTTTCCCGATGGCGTGGCGCGGCTTGGCGTGCTGTATGACAAGCTGCGCAAGGAGGGTGGGAACGAGGATTTAGCGGGCTACGTGCGTTTTCGCAGTTTGACAGCCGAGTATGGCCAAAGCCTGCAGGACGAGAAGGCCGACTTCGCCAAGATCCAAGAGAAATGGCTGGCTGATTTGGAGCAGTACATCACCGAGTATCCCAAGTGTTCGGACACCAGCGAGGCGCTATTGCAGTTGGCAATCGCCAAAGAGTTCGCCGGCCAGGAAGATGGCGCGAAGGAATATTACCAGCGAATTGTGAGCGACTTTGGGCAGTCGACGGCGGCGCCTAAGGCAGCAGGCGCCACGCGGCGACTCGATTCGGTCGGCAAACCAATTGTTCTGCGTGGGATGGGAACAAACGGCAAGACAGTCGACTTGGCGCAGTACAAGGGGCGGACTGTACTCATTCAGTACTGGGCCACCTGGTGTCAGCCCTGCAAGGCCGACATGTTGCAGCTCAAGGATTTACAGGCCAAGTACGGCAAGGCCGGCTTTTCGGTGGTGGGCGTCAACCTCGACACCGACAAACAGGATCTGGCGGCGTTTCTCAAAGAGAATCCGCTGCCGTGGGCCCAAATCTACGAACCGGGCGGACTGGACAGCCGGCTGGCCAACGAGCTGGGCATCTTGACATTGCCAACCATGATTCTGGTCGACAAGCAGGGGAACGTGGTGAATCGCAACATCCACGTTACCCAGATTGAGAATGATCTGAAGCAGCAGCTTAAGTAA
- a CDS encoding biopolymer transporter ExbD yields the protein MPLKTTTDEMPALNLTSMIDVTFVLIIFFMVGTQFINPERDINLEVPQVGSAGALSEAPARKVINVFEDGRIELAQESVTLDQLAARLSASRAQYADLGVLVRGDARTDFQRVAEVLNACRQAGIAELGISVKVAQTARRTR from the coding sequence ATGCCGCTCAAGACCACGACCGACGAGATGCCGGCGCTCAATCTCACGTCGATGATCGACGTGACGTTTGTGCTAATCATTTTTTTCATGGTCGGCACGCAGTTCATCAATCCCGAGCGCGACATCAATCTTGAGGTGCCGCAGGTCGGTTCGGCTGGCGCGCTTTCCGAGGCCCCGGCCCGCAAGGTGATCAATGTCTTTGAGGACGGGCGCATCGAGTTGGCGCAAGAATCGGTGACGCTCGACCAACTCGCCGCCCGGCTGAGCGCCTCGCGGGCGCAGTACGCCGATCTGGGCGTATTGGTGCGCGGTGACGCCCGGACCGATTTTCAGCGCGTGGCCGAAGTGCTCAACGCCTGCCGGCAGGCGGGCATCGCCGAGCTGGGGATCTCTGTGAAGGTGGCGCAGACCGCGAGGCGAACGCGTTGA
- a CDS encoding PPC domain-containing protein gives MVIAVGRTPKRLRIQRPALLAAIICFLGAAPVAAQLPATRITAIFPAGGRAGAELDLTITAGIDLEGVNQLQFTHPGITATQKTQAVEGQPQPQPVANQFHVTIAADVPPGMYELRAVGAYGISNPKCFAIGDRAETLEVEPNQAAEQATEIPINSWANGRAEPAKDVDWFRFTATKGARLIIDAWAERVDSRMDVSFDLYDAQGHLLDSGREFNHHDALFDFAVPTDGEYRLKVFDHQYRGGPDYTYRISISSAPYIDFVFPPAVQSGVKTPVTIYGRNLPGGQPTELGSADGRPLEMLAVELELPADEATRQRLALDVPIEPPSAALDGVNYRLSGPAGTSNPVLVSFATAPIVLEQEPNADPPQVVTPPCECMGQFAQLADLDVFSFNGKKDEVYWIEIYSQRLGVPADPLLVIQQVTKNEKGEPQITELKAEDDAPANVGGQAFNTAAGDPVFRLACPADAEYRVAVRDLYSETRAHPALVYRLAIRRESPDFRLVALAEFPINGLQAPQPWTNLLRKGGTDTLRVFALRQDGFGGEITVTVEGLPDGVSCPPAVIGPGQPSTSLVFTSTEGAADWTGPLHLVGKAKIGDVEISREVRPATVRFTAVNQPGISRLAHDVSMSVAHTAPYLLSCATPQIGVPQSAWIKLPLAATRRGDFAGALALTAVNLPGNVQNEAITVAADQKEAALYLFAQPDAPPGAYTIYVQSTTQVPFTKAADGSNKQPVNVVDASTPITISIAPGPLTLAAAPPAGGAIKQGATIEVPVKITRRNGFAGPVTLGLYLPDGTVGISAAAVAVAADQVEGKLVIQAAADAAEGARAHVAVQAQVDIGGQPVVLHQPIPIVVQK, from the coding sequence ATGGTCATTGCCGTCGGCCGCACCCCAAAGCGCTTACGCATCCAGCGGCCAGCCCTACTCGCGGCGATCATTTGCTTTTTGGGCGCCGCTCCGGTCGCCGCGCAACTACCTGCCACGCGAATCACCGCCATCTTTCCCGCCGGCGGACGTGCTGGCGCCGAACTCGACCTGACCATCACCGCCGGCATCGACCTCGAAGGGGTCAACCAACTTCAATTCACGCATCCAGGCATTACCGCCACTCAAAAGACACAGGCCGTCGAGGGGCAACCACAGCCGCAACCGGTCGCCAACCAGTTCCATGTCACGATCGCCGCCGACGTGCCCCCCGGCATGTACGAACTGCGGGCTGTCGGCGCCTATGGCATTTCCAATCCCAAGTGCTTTGCCATCGGCGATCGGGCCGAGACCTTGGAAGTCGAGCCGAACCAAGCGGCCGAGCAAGCCACCGAGATCCCCATCAACTCGTGGGCCAATGGCCGCGCCGAACCAGCCAAGGATGTCGATTGGTTTCGTTTTACCGCAACGAAGGGCGCGCGGCTGATCATCGACGCCTGGGCCGAGCGCGTCGACTCGCGCATGGATGTTTCGTTCGATCTCTACGACGCGCAAGGTCACCTGCTCGATTCCGGTCGCGAATTCAATCATCACGACGCGCTTTTCGACTTCGCCGTGCCAACCGATGGTGAATACCGGCTCAAGGTCTTCGACCATCAATACCGCGGCGGCCCCGATTACACCTACCGCATCAGCATCTCGTCGGCGCCCTATATCGACTTTGTCTTTCCGCCCGCGGTGCAGTCCGGCGTGAAGACGCCCGTCACGATCTACGGTCGCAATCTCCCCGGCGGCCAACCGACGGAACTAGGTTCCGCCGACGGGCGGCCACTGGAAATGCTCGCCGTCGAACTCGAACTACCCGCCGATGAGGCAACGCGGCAGCGTCTCGCCCTCGACGTGCCGATCGAACCCCCATCGGCCGCGCTTGATGGCGTCAACTATCGACTGAGCGGCCCCGCCGGCACGTCGAATCCCGTGCTTGTTTCATTTGCAACAGCGCCGATCGTTCTTGAACAAGAGCCGAACGCCGATCCGCCGCAAGTCGTGACGCCACCTTGCGAATGTATGGGCCAGTTCGCCCAACTCGCCGATCTCGACGTGTTCTCCTTTAACGGCAAGAAAGATGAGGTCTACTGGATCGAAATCTATTCGCAGCGGCTTGGTGTCCCCGCCGATCCCCTGCTCGTCATCCAGCAGGTGACTAAAAACGAAAAGGGGGAGCCGCAAATCACGGAGCTTAAGGCCGAAGACGATGCTCCGGCAAATGTTGGCGGACAGGCGTTCAATACCGCCGCCGGCGACCCGGTGTTTCGACTTGCTTGCCCAGCCGACGCTGAGTATCGCGTGGCCGTGCGCGACCTCTATTCGGAAACGCGCGCTCACCCGGCGCTCGTCTACCGTCTCGCCATCCGCCGCGAGTCGCCTGATTTTCGGCTTGTGGCGCTGGCCGAGTTTCCCATCAACGGCCTACAGGCCCCACAACCTTGGACCAATCTATTGCGAAAGGGCGGAACCGACACGCTCCGCGTCTTCGCGCTGCGTCAAGACGGCTTCGGCGGCGAAATCACCGTAACTGTCGAAGGCCTGCCCGACGGCGTCTCCTGTCCGCCAGCGGTCATTGGTCCAGGACAGCCGAGCACTTCGCTGGTGTTCACATCAACCGAAGGCGCCGCGGATTGGACTGGTCCCTTACACCTTGTTGGCAAGGCAAAGATCGGCGATGTGGAAATCTCGCGCGAAGTTCGCCCCGCGACCGTGCGATTCACAGCGGTTAATCAACCTGGCATTTCCCGTTTGGCCCACGACGTATCCATGTCAGTCGCGCATACGGCGCCCTACTTGTTGAGTTGCGCCACGCCACAGATCGGCGTGCCGCAGAGCGCCTGGATCAAGTTGCCGCTGGCCGCCACGCGACGCGGCGACTTCGCCGGCGCGCTGGCGCTGACCGCCGTCAATCTGCCCGGCAATGTGCAAAACGAGGCGATCACCGTTGCGGCCGACCAGAAGGAGGCGGCGCTCTACTTGTTCGCGCAGCCCGATGCCCCACCCGGCGCCTACACCATTTACGTCCAGTCGACCACGCAGGTCCCCTTCACCAAGGCCGCCGATGGCTCCAACAAGCAGCCGGTGAATGTCGTCGACGCTTCGACGCCGATCACGATTAGCATTGCTCCCGGTCCGCTGACGTTGGCCGCCGCGCCGCCGGCTGGCGGCGCGATCAAGCAAGGCGCGACCATTGAAGTGCCGGTGAAGATTACTCGGCGTAACGGCTTCGCCGGTCCCGTCACGCTTGGCTTGTACCTGCCGGATGGCACGGTTGGCATCAGCGCGGCCGCAGTCGCCGTTGCGGCGGACCAAGTCGAAGGCAAACTGGTGATTCAAGCGGCCGCCGACGCCGCCGAAGGGGCCCGCGCGCATGTTGCCGTACAGGCGCAGGTCGATATCGGCGGACAACCAGTCGTGCTGCATCAGCCCATTCCAATTGTCGTACAGAAGTAA
- a CDS encoding BON domain-containing protein: MRIAIFAALAVAALASVPTAHGGNREIALQIGKDLRASGQLTDYNISVKYKDGTAWLSGRVSNEQQLETALSLAQQCEDVTRVVNQLQVGRGGQRARGSMRMPRPGVRHASAEQYADSSAPELMPANAPRMPMPAHRMARRPVRRVDHVANCPPGSGMVDGGMMDGGMVDGGMVGGGPLPATGYGAAGGAAPAMYDNPSMPNYAWPSYAAYPNYAALTYPKQYSPTAWPYIGPFYPYPQVPLGWRKVTLEWDDGWWFLDFKDSPSNCW, encoded by the coding sequence ATGAGAATCGCCATCTTCGCAGCGTTGGCTGTCGCCGCGCTGGCGAGCGTGCCGACGGCGCACGGCGGCAATCGCGAGATTGCGTTGCAGATCGGCAAGGATCTCCGCGCCAGCGGACAACTGACCGACTACAACATCAGCGTCAAATACAAAGACGGCACCGCCTGGCTTTCGGGCCGGGTAAGCAACGAACAACAGCTCGAAACTGCGCTTTCGCTGGCCCAACAGTGCGAGGACGTGACGCGGGTTGTGAATCAGCTTCAGGTTGGCCGCGGTGGCCAGCGGGCCCGGGGGAGCATGCGGATGCCGCGGCCAGGCGTCCGGCACGCCAGTGCCGAGCAATACGCCGACAGCAGCGCTCCGGAACTGATGCCGGCCAATGCTCCGCGGATGCCGATGCCGGCGCACCGCATGGCGCGGCGTCCGGTGCGCCGCGTGGATCACGTGGCCAATTGCCCTCCTGGCAGCGGTATGGTGGACGGCGGCATGATGGATGGTGGAATGGTTGACGGCGGCATGGTCGGTGGCGGTCCGTTGCCGGCCACTGGCTACGGCGCCGCGGGTGGCGCCGCTCCGGCAATGTACGACAACCCGAGCATGCCTAACTATGCCTGGCCTAGCTACGCTGCTTACCCCAATTACGCGGCGCTGACCTACCCCAAGCAGTACTCGCCGACCGCCTGGCCGTACATTGGGCCGTTCTATCCCTATCCGCAGGTGCCGCTGGGCTGGCGGAAGGTGACCTTGGAATGGGACGACGGCTGGTGGTTCCTCGACTTCAAGGACTCCCCCTCCAACTGCTGGTAG
- a CDS encoding tetratricopeptide repeat protein, producing the protein MSSREVFHAGPRSGHRRRLSRFYWPLSLMAAALLVSAARAGDHASDQFAVGAAHYSAGRWALATEEFEALLASAPLDPKAELARFYLAEALMQQGKYAAARNHYCEYLRRHPAGKHATQCEFRQGEASFLAGDLSVARGDLTAFLRKHADHSLRVYAAAYLGDCELADRDFPSAERQYRQALEGGADSPVAGAARLGLARTLERAGKPREAAELFSELAQSNSAVVAREARFHLATCAYAAQDYEKAVAAVDALEKSDPTSSLAPRARLLRGWSLYQLEQFDAAADQLKSLASDETVAVEARYWLGLTQKRQKEYAAAIATLRSLAADQPKHELAAAVHFHIGDALLVSGDTAGADAEFQQLLDHWKGSEWADDALLGRARAAATRGDIEVITACRAQYESQGAGDALRDEFRRALARGQMAAGNADAAIDAWQELVEDRATPRDSDRSALAEAYRRAGRHNEAMGVLDHAATDTDELNERALLTRGQTLVSMERYDDALACLEKYLTGPKGEAKRGAVAIARSQAALCQIKLGKIDEARESIGRLTWDQDDDNAWIATAQLAEAALAAGETDFAEELFGRLTVDGAPAEFVARGLFGQARIAARAEKYEAADECLAELSKRCPESPLEGDAALLRAGVLEKLDRIDEALHLYLQVRRTREGTPLAARATYGAARAHRRARQYAEAANLLAELVELSDPPGGRDQLLYEQGLTLVQLEQIDGAAKVFNHIHCDHRDSAHWADATYRLAEFSQRKGDYDAAGQLLEDLLNEPQAKALWDYALYLRGQIAAEQGEWTKSADLMERLLADCPESKLRPEAKFWRAEALFRAGDVEGARRAFDRLAGELADHPTSWQPTVRLRRAQLMVAQKDWPGAQELLEGFDSEYPEFQQQHEVDYLRGRCLANDALFEEAREAYRQATRSAAGKTETAAMAQWMIGETYFHQKNYRAAIKEYLRVEILYAFPTWQAAALLQAGKCHELLGERDAAAELFGRLLKSYPETEFADEAARLLSLARHDEATKRS; encoded by the coding sequence ATGTCGAGTCGCGAAGTCTTTCACGCTGGACCGCGCTCGGGGCATCGACGGCGCCTTAGTCGCTTCTATTGGCCGCTGAGCCTGATGGCCGCGGCGCTGCTCGTTTCCGCCGCGCGGGCTGGCGACCATGCGAGCGATCAGTTCGCGGTGGGCGCCGCGCACTATTCGGCGGGGCGCTGGGCGCTGGCGACCGAGGAGTTCGAGGCGCTATTGGCCTCGGCGCCCTTGGACCCCAAGGCGGAACTGGCGCGCTTCTATCTGGCCGAGGCGCTGATGCAGCAAGGCAAGTACGCCGCGGCGCGGAATCATTACTGCGAATATCTGCGCCGGCATCCGGCCGGCAAGCACGCCACGCAGTGCGAGTTTCGCCAAGGGGAGGCGAGCTTCCTGGCGGGCGACCTGTCGGTGGCGCGCGGCGACCTGACGGCGTTCTTGAGGAAGCACGCCGACCATTCACTGCGCGTCTACGCGGCGGCCTACCTCGGCGATTGCGAGCTAGCGGATCGTGACTTTCCGTCGGCCGAGCGGCAATATCGCCAGGCGCTGGAGGGCGGCGCCGATTCGCCGGTCGCCGGCGCCGCACGACTGGGCCTGGCGCGCACCTTGGAGCGGGCTGGCAAGCCGCGCGAAGCCGCGGAGTTGTTTTCTGAACTAGCGCAATCGAATAGCGCCGTAGTAGCGCGCGAAGCGCGGTTTCACTTGGCGACGTGCGCCTACGCAGCCCAGGATTATGAAAAGGCGGTTGCGGCGGTCGACGCCTTGGAAAAGTCGGACCCGACCAGCAGCCTGGCGCCGAGGGCTCGGTTGCTACGCGGTTGGTCGCTTTATCAACTGGAGCAGTTCGACGCGGCGGCAGACCAGCTTAAGTCGCTGGCCAGCGATGAGACCGTGGCGGTCGAGGCGCGGTATTGGCTGGGGCTGACGCAAAAGCGGCAAAAGGAGTATGCCGCTGCGATCGCCACGCTGCGCTCGCTGGCTGCCGATCAGCCGAAGCATGAACTGGCCGCAGCAGTTCATTTTCATATTGGCGACGCGCTATTGGTATCGGGCGACACCGCTGGCGCCGACGCTGAGTTTCAACAGTTGCTCGACCATTGGAAGGGGAGCGAATGGGCCGACGACGCGCTATTGGGACGGGCACGGGCGGCGGCTACGCGCGGAGACATCGAAGTCATCACCGCTTGCCGCGCGCAGTATGAGTCGCAAGGCGCGGGTGACGCGCTGCGCGACGAGTTTCGCCGGGCGCTAGCGCGGGGGCAGATGGCGGCGGGCAACGCCGACGCCGCCATCGATGCTTGGCAGGAACTGGTGGAGGATCGCGCCACGCCCCGCGACTCGGACCGCAGCGCTTTGGCAGAGGCGTATCGCCGGGCGGGACGGCACAACGAGGCGATGGGCGTCTTGGACCATGCGGCAACTGACACGGATGAGTTGAACGAGCGGGCCTTGCTGACCCGTGGGCAGACGCTGGTCTCGATGGAGCGTTACGACGACGCATTAGCCTGCCTGGAGAAATATCTGACGGGTCCGAAGGGCGAGGCAAAGCGCGGCGCCGTCGCGATCGCGCGATCGCAGGCCGCGCTGTGCCAAATCAAACTCGGCAAGATCGACGAGGCGCGAGAGTCCATTGGCCGGCTGACATGGGACCAGGACGACGACAACGCCTGGATCGCCACGGCTCAATTGGCCGAGGCGGCGCTAGCGGCCGGCGAGACCGATTTCGCGGAAGAGTTGTTCGGCCGATTGACGGTGGACGGGGCGCCGGCCGAGTTTGTCGCGCGCGGTTTGTTCGGCCAAGCGCGAATCGCGGCGCGGGCCGAAAAGTACGAAGCAGCCGACGAGTGTCTGGCGGAGTTGTCCAAACGCTGCCCCGAATCGCCACTTGAGGGGGACGCGGCTTTGCTGCGGGCCGGGGTGTTGGAAAAGCTGGACCGAATCGACGAAGCGCTGCATTTGTATTTGCAAGTGCGCCGCACGCGCGAAGGGACGCCGCTGGCGGCGCGGGCCACCTATGGCGCGGCGCGAGCGCATCGGCGCGCAAGGCAATACGCCGAGGCGGCGAACTTGCTTGCGGAACTAGTCGAGCTGAGCGATCCGCCGGGTGGCCGCGACCAATTGTTGTATGAGCAAGGTTTGACGCTCGTGCAACTCGAACAGATCGACGGGGCGGCCAAGGTCTTCAACCACATTCATTGCGATCATCGCGACAGCGCGCATTGGGCCGACGCGACCTATCGCCTGGCGGAGTTTTCGCAACGCAAAGGGGACTACGACGCGGCCGGCCAATTGCTTGAGGATTTACTCAACGAACCACAGGCCAAGGCGCTTTGGGATTACGCGTTGTATCTGCGCGGGCAGATCGCCGCGGAGCAAGGGGAATGGACCAAATCGGCCGACCTGATGGAGCGCTTGCTCGCGGACTGTCCGGAGAGCAAGCTGCGGCCAGAAGCGAAATTTTGGCGGGCGGAAGCGCTGTTTCGCGCGGGCGACGTGGAGGGGGCGCGGCGCGCGTTCGATCGACTGGCCGGTGAGTTGGCCGACCACCCCACAAGCTGGCAACCGACAGTGCGATTGCGGCGTGCGCAGTTGATGGTGGCGCAAAAAGATTGGCCTGGCGCCCAGGAACTGCTCGAGGGATTTGACAGCGAGTATCCAGAATTTCAACAGCAGCACGAGGTCGATTACTTGCGCGGCCGCTGTCTGGCGAACGACGCGCTATTTGAGGAAGCGCGCGAGGCGTATCGCCAGGCGACGCGATCGGCCGCCGGCAAGACCGAAACGGCGGCGATGGCGCAGTGGATGATTGGCGAGACGTATTTTCATCAAAAAAACTATCGCGCCGCCATCAAAGAGTATTTGCGAGTCGAGATTTTGTACGCGTTTCCCACCTGGCAGGCCGCCGCGTTATTGCAGGCGGGCAAGTGCCACGAACTGTTGGGCGAGCGCGACGCCGCGGCCGAGTTGTTTGGCCGGCTGCTGAAGAGCTATCCAGAAACGGAATTCGCCGACGAGGCCGCTCGGCTGCTGTCGCTGGCCAGGCACGACGAAGCGACCAAACGCTCGTAG
- a CDS encoding MotA/TolQ/ExbB proton channel family protein — protein MNTRKQIVRGLRQLVLSWAVLGALALALASHGAAANGAEEATANAAAQRAESDFIETRNLIGILRDGGLVMFPLFGCSLVLVAVVFERTICLRRGRVAPGPFVKRFLHQLREGELDPQTALGLCEDNGSPVAQVFGAAVRKWGRPGVEVEQAILDTGERKANELRRYLRVLNGLSTVTPLLGLLGTVMGIIRSFNAIAGAAAMGRPEALAHGIAEALITTATGLAIAIPALVAYLFFLGRVDQLIMHIDALGQEIVNIISAEGSRPSGRVKATRAARDAA, from the coding sequence ATGAACACGCGCAAGCAGATCGTTCGTGGGCTGCGGCAACTCGTGCTGTCGTGGGCAGTGCTCGGCGCGCTGGCGCTGGCTTTGGCTTCGCATGGCGCCGCGGCCAATGGGGCGGAGGAAGCCACAGCTAACGCAGCGGCGCAGAGGGCGGAGAGCGATTTTATCGAAACGCGGAATTTGATCGGCATCTTGCGCGATGGCGGTCTGGTGATGTTTCCGCTGTTCGGCTGTTCGCTGGTGCTGGTGGCGGTGGTCTTTGAAAGGACAATCTGCCTGCGACGCGGTCGCGTGGCGCCGGGCCCGTTTGTGAAGCGGTTCTTGCATCAGTTGCGCGAGGGAGAGCTTGATCCGCAAACGGCGCTGGGACTGTGCGAGGACAACGGCAGTCCCGTGGCGCAGGTGTTTGGCGCGGCGGTGCGCAAATGGGGGCGGCCAGGGGTCGAGGTGGAGCAGGCGATCCTGGACACCGGCGAGCGCAAGGCGAACGAATTGCGACGCTACTTGCGCGTGCTCAATGGGCTCTCGACGGTGACGCCGCTATTGGGACTGTTGGGAACGGTCATGGGCATCATCCGCTCGTTCAATGCGATCGCCGGCGCGGCGGCGATGGGCCGCCCCGAGGCGCTGGCGCACGGCATCGCCGAGGCGCTGATTACCACTGCCACCGGACTGGCGATCGCGATCCCGGCGCTGGTGGCTTACTTGTTCTTTTTGGGGCGCGTCGACCAGTTGATCATGCACATCGACGCATTGGGACAGGAGATTGTGAACATCATCTCCGCCGAAGGGAGCCGGCCGAGTGGCCGCGTGAAAGCGACGCGGGCCGCGCGGGACGCTGCCTAG